The DNA segment CCAATGGAACGTTCACAAGTAGTAGTAACTAAGAATCCTAAATCTACTATTACCGAAGCTTATAGGGCAGTGCGCTCCAACCTTCAATTCATAAGTAATTCAGAAGGCACTAAAATTCTTACTACTACCTCTACTATTCCGGGCGAAGGGAAAACATTTACAGCACTTAATCTGGCAGCTATCTTTAGTATGTTGGATAAAAAGGTGATTATACTGGATTTGGATATGCGCAAACCCCGATTGGGCAAGATTTTTGGCATAGAACAAATGAAGGGTATGAGTACTATTCTTAGCGGTCAATCTACTTATGAAGAAAGTATTTTTGCTTCGGGTGTAAAAAATATAGATGTAGTAACTGCGGGTCCGGTACCTCCCAATCCATCTGAATTGATATTAAATAACCAGTTAGATATATTCTTGGAGTACTTAAAAGGCAAGTACGATATAATTGTTATGGATACACCTCCAATTGGTTTAGTAACCGATGCTATAACACTATTAAAGAAAGCCGATTTCCCTATTTATGTATTGCGTGCATCGTATTCTAACAGGGCATTTATAGAGAATATAAATAAGCTATACGCTGAAAGCGAAATACATAATTTGGGTATAGTGTTGAATGATTTTGGCAGAGGACCTTCCGGTTATAGTTATGGATATGGTGGTGGATATGGCTACGGATATGGCTACGGATATGGTTACGGGTATGGTTACGGTATGTATGGCTCTTCGTATGGGTTTAAAACCGGGTATTACACAGACGATCCGGGTGCTAAACATAAAGAGGCATCCTTGCTTAGTAAAATTTGGAAAGCATTAAAACCTTAGGTAAAGGTTATGGTTGAAGAAAAATATTTAGCGGTTCTGCTGGGCTTGTTTTTTGTTATAGCAGTCTTTTTTTCGTTTTTAATAAACTGGCTGTTTCTTAAGTTTTCGTTTAATCTGGGAGCACGGGGAAAAGATAGCGCTAATCAAATACGTTGGAGCAGCAATGTAAAACCTGCTATTGGCGGTATTTCTTTCTTTATAATATTTCTTGTTTCTATTTCGGTGATTGGAACAATTCCAAGGGAGTCGGCAACTTTTATAGACAAAAAGTTGATTGGCTTAATGGCGGCTTCCAGCCTTGGATTCTTATTAGGTTTGGCAGACGATGCCTATAATACCAATCCACTAGTGAAGTTTATTGGGCAATTGAGTTGTGCATATATTCTAATAGTGTCGGATGTGTATATAAAAGTTTTTGGTGTAGATTCTTTTGATTTTTTAATTACAACTATCTGGGTTATTGGCTTAATGAATTCCATTAACATGCTCGATAATATGGATGCTATTACTACCACCATCTCTGCAAGTATTATTTTGGGTATGCTGCTGGTTATTGTTTGTACCAACTACATAAATGAAAACCTTTACTTAGTAGTGTTGGTAGGTGTTTTGGGTGCTTTAGTTGGCTTTTTATATTTTAATTGGAATCCGGCTAAGATATATATGGGCGATACGGGTAGCCAATTTCTAGGTGTTTTCTTGGCGGCTTCCAGCATTATTTTTATTTGGAATTTTCGCGATTTCCCCAACTCTGTTTTTGAACTTAAACAGTTTGTGTTGCCCATGCTTTTCTTTATAGTGCCGTTGATTGATACTTCTACGGTTACCATTAGAAGGCTTATGCGTAAGCAGTCGCCTTTTGTGGGAGGAAAAGATCATATAACGCATCATTTGGCTTATTTGGGTTTAACCGATAAGCAGGTAGCAATAGTACTTTTTAGTGTTTCGTTGGTTTCTATTCCGTTGGGTTTAGTGATTGTAAACCATTGGATTGAATGGAGTCTTTGGGTTACCATAGCTGCGTTTGCGTATTTCTTTTTAATGTTTGGCATTATGCAGGTATTGTATAATAAAGGAAAGCGTATGCGCGAACAAAAAATGGCCGCATTGTGAAATTTTTGTTGGTGTTTGTAGGTGGTGGTTTGGGCAGCGTAGTGCGGTACTTGCTTCATTTATTGGTACCTGTGGTTGGCAGTATTCCTGTAGCCACGTTGGCTGCTAATATTCTTGCCTCGTTTGTAATTGGTGTAGGGGTACAGTGTATTCCATTGCAGCACCATTTGAGGCTGTTGTTGCTTACAGGGTTTTGTGGTGGTTTATCTACATTTTCGGCATTTAGTTTAGAGTCTTTTAACCTATTGAGTATGCAGTATGTTTTTATGGCTATGGTAAATATGGTGTTGAATGTGGCACTGTGTTTGTTGGCAGTTTTTGCCGGTATGGAATTGGGTAGCCGGGTGTAATGTATAAGCATAAAAAAAGCGGATGTTTAATCCGCTTTTTTGTATTAGTATTAAAGAATTACTTTTTACCGTCTTTCTTAGCTTCGGCTGCTGCTTCTTTAGCTGCGCGCGGTACGCTCATTCTTGCAACAGGAATAGCAGGTGCGTGTAACAACTCTAAACCTTCAATTTGAATATCGCGAACTCTTTTAATGCCGCCCAAATCCATATCTTCTACATTCAATTCAATAGATTCGCGTAGGTGTTCCGGAGTAGCCAATACATTTAAGCGCTTAATAGTTTGCTCTAATTTACCGCCCACTGCAGCACCTTTTGGTGTGCCTTTAAGACGCAATGGCAAACTTACTTTTACCTTTTTTCCATCGTTTAACTGTTGGAAATCGAGATGCTTAAGTGCATCGGTAACAGAATCGAATTGAATTTCTTTTAAAATGGCTTTGTAGGTTTTGCCGCCTACTTCTACTTCTGCCACTTTAAAATCGCTGGTGTAAACCAGTTTGTTGAATTGAGTTGCCGGAGCATAGAAATTTACATTGCTTTCTCCACCATAAAGATTACAAGGCACATTTCCTGCTTCGCGCAGTGCACGGGTAGCCTTCTTTCCTAATTCGGTTCTTACCGTGCCGTTAATGATAACTGTTTCCATTTTTATTTGGTATTTGTTTTTAACTTGTTTTTTAAACGCTTGGTGTAATAAACAAAGAGTTGATACTCTTGTGCTCGTGTGCATTTCTAATGGCTTGTGCAAAGAGTTTAGCTACACTCAGCGATTTTATTTTTTTGCTTTCTTGCTTTAGCGGTAAAGAGTTGGTAACAATTAACTCGCTTAATACGCTTTGTTCAATATTTTCGTACGCTTTGCCACTTAATACTGCATGGGTGCAAAGTGCGCGAACGCTTTTAGCACCTTTTTCCATAATAATTTTGGCTGCATTGCACAAAGTGCCTCCGGTATCAATCATATCGTCTATCAATACCACATCTTTTCCTTCTACGTTGCCGATTAAAGTCATTTCGGC comes from the Chitinophagales bacterium genome and includes:
- a CDS encoding undecaprenyl/decaprenyl-phosphate alpha-N-acetylglucosaminyl 1-phosphate transferase, whose translation is MVEEKYLAVLLGLFFVIAVFFSFLINWLFLKFSFNLGARGKDSANQIRWSSNVKPAIGGISFFIIFLVSISVIGTIPRESATFIDKKLIGLMAASSLGFLLGLADDAYNTNPLVKFIGQLSCAYILIVSDVYIKVFGVDSFDFLITTIWVIGLMNSINMLDNMDAITTTISASIILGMLLVIVCTNYINENLYLVVLVGVLGALVGFLYFNWNPAKIYMGDTGSQFLGVFLAASSIIFIWNFRDFPNSVFELKQFVLPMLFFIVPLIDTSTVTIRRLMRKQSPFVGGKDHITHHLAYLGLTDKQVAIVLFSVSLVSIPLGLVIVNHWIEWSLWVTIAAFAYFFLMFGIMQVLYNKGKRMREQKMAAL
- the crcB gene encoding fluoride efflux transporter CrcB, giving the protein MKFLLVFVGGGLGSVVRYLLHLLVPVVGSIPVATLAANILASFVIGVGVQCIPLQHHLRLLLLTGFCGGLSTFSAFSLESFNLLSMQYVFMAMVNMVLNVALCLLAVFAGMELGSRV
- a CDS encoding 50S ribosomal protein L25 — translated: METVIINGTVRTELGKKATRALREAGNVPCNLYGGESNVNFYAPATQFNKLVYTSDFKVAEVEVGGKTYKAILKEIQFDSVTDALKHLDFQQLNDGKKVKVSLPLRLKGTPKGAAVGGKLEQTIKRLNVLATPEHLRESIELNVEDMDLGGIKRVRDIQIEGLELLHAPAIPVARMSVPRAAKEAAAEAKKDGKK